The stretch of DNA agaccaactccatattaatgcccatgtttttgaatgagatgtagtgtattatattctactgaaGGGTTTAGTTTGCATGTAGTCTGGCTTCAGGTTGTATATGTCAGTGATGTAATACTGAAGTAGTCTAAACATCAACTAAATATTAGGCTATGGGTCAAATCTATACACTATTGGCTACATTGGAATGCCTGTTGAGTGTGTAGAGACGGGCGCGACTCCCTCTTGTGGCGTCGCAGTTATTATGCGACGCCTCACTTAATCCACTTGCTAAGGAGGAGCGCAGGGCTCAGATGCTGGGGTCCTAGGCAGGCTGCGACTCTGTGGTTTGGTTTGGACTTCTCACTAAAAGAATGCCGCCAGTGGAATAGAATCGGACCATCCGGTGCTATTGAGCtacaaaaatatatttactgATACTTAATTTGAgattttctgacatttttactACCTCAAAGAACTCCAAGAAAATCCATGGCTGGAGCAGTCttcagtttaaaaaaaagaaggaaTAGTTGATCCTGCATTTTCAGACAGAGGGATGGTGCTGTTATTGCGcatcagttttatttttgttggaGGAAAAAATACGCATTTAATAGATGAACCAATCGAGATACCCCTGGAGCTTTTTATAAATTGAAGACAATTCACATGTGTGAGAAGAATGTTCCATTTCATCTCGTTTTCTTTTGATATTGGAAACAaacaacactgaacaaaaacattatGAATACCACTTTGTTTTGCCTTGGAATCCAACTATAAAGTTTTCTTTATGGAGTTTCAAAATGACATATTCTAATTTGATGAACGAAAGCAATGATGGAATATATTTTGAAAAAGCTCTCAACGAATCTTTCCTGGAGCAAATGTTATTCACAGACAACAGCACCAACTCCACCAGCTGCACCAACATCACACTGGACCCCCAGGTCATTGCAGTCGGGGTCTTTCTATCCATGTTCATATTAGTGGCTATCGTTGGGAACATTTTGGTTATCCTCTCGGTGCTGTGCAATAGACACTTACAGACCGTAACGAACTTCTTTATAGTCAACCTGGCCATAGCGGACTTGCTATTGAGCATTATTGTGCTTCCTTTCTCCGCGTCTTTGGAAGTGCTGGGATGCTGGGTGTTCGGCCGGGTCTTTTGCAACATCTGGGCAGCGGTGGATGTTCTCTGCTGCACCGCGTCCATCCTCAGCCTCTGTGTCATCTCCATAGACAGGTACATCGGGGTCAAACACTGCCTCAAATACCCCACCATCATGACGGAGAAGAAAGCCGCCGTCATTCTGGTGTTGGTCTGGGTCTCCTCCATGGTCATTTCCATAGGACCGCTGCTGGGATGGAAGGAACCGCCGCCAACGGACGAGAGCGTCTGCAGCATCACCGAAGAACCGGGCTATGCCCTCTTCTCCTCGCTCTTTTCCTTCTACCTCCCGCTTATGGTCATACTAGTGATGTATTTCAGGGTCTACGTGGTGGCCAGGAGGACTACCAAGAGTTTAGAAGCGGGGGTCAAACGGGAAAGAAATAAGTCGATAGAAGTGGTGCTTAGGATACACTGTCGGAGCATGCTGGAGGATACTTCCAAGAGTAAAAACCACCCGTTCCGGAGTTCGCTGTCCGTGCGCTTGATGAAGTTCTCCCGGGAGAAGAAGGCTGCCAAAACGCTGGCGATTGTCGTCGGGATGTTCATCCTGTGTTGGCTACCGTTTTTCTTTGTTTTACCACTGGGTAAGTGTTGGTTTGATTATCAACATTTCAATTGCAATTTATTGAGGCTACAGTTGAAttggttctgtttttgtttttttaaaccataTGTAAAATATGTGTCCCATAATTTGTAAATATGTGTGTGCGCTCGCGTGTGTAATCAGTAGGATTCTCTGTAATGATTGACGAGTGTGCACTTCACTGCGGCCAGGATGTAGCCTATCCAACGGTGTCCATATTACTCAAATACGATTCAATTACTTTAAAGTTATATCTTGTTCACTGTGCTTATGTTTACATATTGGAGTGCACTATTTAGAATATGAAACGTTAAACAAGGATGTTTAAAATTCCTCCAAGTGCATAATTATTATGAGAAGGTTGCGGGCAGCGTGCAAACTGCCAATGCAATACACTCTTTTGATATCTGGAATTGTGAGGTTTTGGTTTTTCATTTGTTGCCCCTACTGTAAACGCACGGACATGACCACTATTGTCTCTGGAAGATAAACGTAGCCGACTGAGCAAATTCACAATTACTCACAATTACGCACGACATATGCTCTTTAATACCGTACTTAAACCAATCATGAATAGTTCTAATTGTGGCATCCGGCATCATCAAACATAACTACAAGTCCGAAATTTCATATGCCTATATACACGTGCAATTCATCGGTTTATTGTTTGCAGTCCATAGACATAAAATATCCTTCAACGGCGTCATCAGTTGTGCTTAACGCCCTACTGTGTTGTAGCAGTATGTTGAAGAGCAAAAACAAGCCATTGTAATTCTGTCCTGACATAAAAGTGCACTCAAGAAAAACTATTTTATTTATCATAGTGATTAAGGAGTCATATTAAAATATACAATATGCctcaccaacattagacaactatacagaaaaagTCAAATTGCTTAAATAAGTAAATGAAATCAATGATGATGAACTGATagctgacacagacatggtggcgtgGCAGGAAGATCGGCATATCATGAACCAAGCGGttgtgaggacatgttgaatcagAATTACTGTAAAAATGAACGTGCGCCATTTAATAAACTAAATTAAAAACATGTCATGTTAAAAGCAGGGTGTAATCAGTTGCACAGCCCTTGTTAGTTAAGATTCCCAAAGCAGTCGTTTCTAGTTGAATGAACGTATGAGTTGAGCAAACGCCATTTTAAATTGACCGAATGTTTGACAAAGTTTTCTCAAGTTGGAGCTTGGTTTGGACCaactacattttttgttgttcagGTAACACTTGAACAGAAAACTTGAGGAAACAGAAAAAAGTCTGTGTAACCAGTTACTTAATAATAATTAACAACAGCTCAATAGAAAAGGGAGTCGAAAGGGAGTAGAAGGTGtaaaaacacaacacatagatacacaacacaatatacgaTACAGATAATCAAACAGCAATAAAAACAATGTGTAAAAGTAAGTGCTAGAACCTTTGGctaatgatgatttgagaaaCAAACAGGTGACTTGCTCACAGAGCAGCCGACGGTCAATAAAAGGCTAATGAATAGAAAGGTGCTTTAATGGTGAAATGGGGTCGGGTGTAGAGACTAGAGGGATAACAGGAGGGAATCAAATGCCACTAATTATGTCAGATAATAGGTTTTATAAGGAACGTCAATGGGAAAGACTGGGGCATAGCGGATCCATTAAGGGtaacatcccactgggcaaaaactagttgaatcaacattgtttccacgtaatttcaacCCCACAAAAtgatgtgatgacattgaatcaacatggaaaactgattggatcaaCTTAAGAGCATTTCATCTTTTTTTCACCCAAATTTGTACcgaaatccaatgacatggtgacattttttgttgaattcacattagttgagaactgagtggcacagtggtataaaggcactgcgtctcaatgcaagaggtgtcactacagtccctggttcaaatccaggctgtatcacatctggctgcgATTAGGAGTCCCGGTTGacgctgcgcacaattggcccagagtcgactggggtaggccgtcattgtaaatgcaaatgtgttcttaactgactggccTAATTAAATGAAGGTACAAATTTAAcaattacattaaaaaaaatctatactAGATGTTGATCTGGCGTCTCTGCCCAGTGTGATATCAAATAAGAAAGACATACACATTGTACACACCAATGGCGgcagtgccatttaagatgaggtaGGACACACCTttcttttcatgagcatggccttatttctcttacagcatattggatggctGTCATTcacattccattcacccagttcaatgtaacattgataggtttaggttactacatgatactcattttttccctatacccatcatgaggttgctacaacctagcctaggaatgaaagtttacaacgtaggtgcacactgGTTGAGAGAACATTTTAAGGTGACAGAAAGTGACACATGgccagacagtgacacattcaatactgcgTTGCacacttgcctgcatctagctgatctagggtgtaatcattagtccaacagttgcaaacatagagtttctattggacaaattcaggaaaGTTTGTCCCTGTTTCGTtctgtttgcttctgtttaagaaacgttttcaaCTGAATTCTGCTgactgaatacacccctgatcacatgtAAACACACTTctctttcatagcagccacgttgtattccttctcgcatctatgcactctcctcTTCTTACCTTTTCACTTCGCGTGTGGACTTCAATCCACAACACACTGGCAAAGTGTGTTGTGGACAGTAAAATGCCTAAAAGACATTAAAATGCctaaaagcatctagacattatctcacatattttttagactaacatttagttttcaatgtCGGAAATTTGTAtgaaccttgctgtctgtctatgacatttgcaacattgtttcaatattcaaattcgatctccagctgtcccatagtaatgaacgtgtcgggagtcaagacgagacagacaggcaggcagcgtttctcagccagtcaaaatcatgaatcagccggcataatttttatggatatacagtgcattcggaaagtattcagaccacactttttccacattttgtaatgccttattctaaaattgattaaatagtttttatccctcatcaacctacacacagtaccccgtaatgacatagcaaaaacaggtttttaaacatttatgcaaatgtatccccccccaaaaacagaaatatcacatttacataagtattcagaccctttgattagcactttgttaaagcacctttggcagcgattacagcctcaagtcttcttcggtaggatgctacaagcttggcacacctgcatttggggagtttctcccattcctctctgcagatcctctcaaaatctgtaaggttggatggggagcgtcgctgcccagctattttcaagtctttccaGATATGTTCGATctggtttaagtccgggctctggctgggccactcaatgacatttaGAGACTCTTCCCCGAAGCAAATTCCACGTTGTCTTGTCTGCGTGGTTaggtttgttgtcctgttggaaagtaaaccaccccagtctgaggtcctgagagctctggagcaagttttcatcgaGGCTCTCTTGATACTTTTCTCTATTCATCTTtcctttgatcctgactagtctcccagtccctgccgctgaaaaacctccctgcagcatgatgatgccaccaccatgcttcaccatagggatggtgccaagtttcctccaagTGCATAATTATTATGAGAAGGTTACGGGCAGCATGCAAACTGCCAATACAATACACTCTTTTATATCTGGAATTGTGATGTTTTGGTTTACATTTTTTGCCCCTACTGTAAACGTACGGAGATGACCACTATTGTCTCTGGAAGATAAATGTAGCCGACTGAGCAAATTCACAATTACTCACAATTACACACAACATATGCTAAACCTGTAAGTTAGCCATAGTCAGCttgctagcaagcaagggataagaacgttgccagccagaatggcattggaacatttagaacgaacaactgggtcgcgtccagagacacagaacaaaaagactgaacgactgggtcatgtctctggcaaccgaaccgatagaacgtaCCACCaaccggcttgggtagcaaccttagatttgtgttgggactatatcttgtggaaggatgaaatagtatgaataaattcatcaaaataatgtttttaaggaaaatatgtcaatcattaattgaatatgttggtaactcgtaaaagtgataatgcccttgaaGCCCGTATTTGGACCTCGACTTTGTCTCGGGTCTAATAACACCGTGCctatatatcctccaaacactggcttctcgggcattatcacttacaTTAGCTAAAGTAAAGTCATAGTAAACATAGTCATTAGAACTAACGCTTtcgtaaacccgctacaatcatgcagtaacgttacagtgtacagtcagtaagcagttcaGCACTTACACCTTCGTGCCCCGGAGGCattaaattagtaaaaccaagctaactttgacttggaagagttccagtgtaacCAAATAGCTaatatagcatccctctgtttgagcagggtgtttgagtagggttaaactagctagctgcatttgctagcaaAGCAATTGAAATTGAAAGTGAAAAATAAATAGAAAAGATGaaatatctctctatctctctcttgcttctcctttatTTTGGAAGAAATGTAATGTATGTGTTCAAAACCggtcaactattgtctttctctctctttgagtcaactactcaccacatgttatgcactacagtgctagctagctgtagcttattaTTTCAGTACtagactcaaatcaaatcaaatcttattagtcacatgcaccgaatacaacaggttcagaccttatagtgaaatgcttacttacaagcccctaaccgacagtgccgtttaaaaaaataaggataagaataagagataaaagtaacaagtaattaaagagcagttgtcggtgatcaggcctaccgctgttgtgtcatcggcaaacttaatgatggtgttggagtcttgcctggccgtgcagtcatgagtgaacagggagtacaggagggggctgagcatgcacctctgaggggcccacgtgttgaggatcagcgtggcggatgtgttgttacctacccttatcaaCTGGGGGCggccggtcaggaagtccaggatccagttgcagagggaggtgtttagtcccagggtcctttgcttattgatgagctttgagcgcactatggtgttgaacgctgagctgtagtcaatgaatagaattctcacgtaggtgttccttttgtccgtgtgggaaagggcagtgtagagtgcaattcaatagagactgcatcatctgtggatctgttggggcggtatgcaaattggagtgggtctagggtttctgggataatggtgttgatgtgagccatgaccagcctttcaaagcacttcatggctacagacgtaggtgctacgggtcggtagtcatttaggcaggttaccttagtgttcttgggcacaggcactatggtggtctgcttaaaacatgttggtattacagactcggac from Salvelinus fontinalis isolate EN_2023a chromosome 5, ASM2944872v1, whole genome shotgun sequence encodes:
- the adra1d gene encoding alpha-1D adrenergic receptor, which codes for MTYSNLMNESNDGIYFEKALNESFLEQMLFTDNSTNSTSCTNITLDPQVIAVGVFLSMFILVAIVGNILVILSVLCNRHLQTVTNFFIVNLAIADLLLSIIVLPFSASLEVLGCWVFGRVFCNIWAAVDVLCCTASILSLCVISIDRYIGVKHCLKYPTIMTEKKAAVILVLVWVSSMVISIGPLLGWKEPPPTDESVCSITEEPGYALFSSLFSFYLPLMVILVMYFRVYVVARRTTKSLEAGVKRERNKSIEVVLRIHCRSMLEDTSKSKNHPFRSSLSVRLMKFSREKKAAKTLAIVVGMFILCWLPFFFVLPLGSFFPALKPSDMVFKVIFWLGYFNSCINPVIYPCSSKEFQRAFTRLLRCQCHRRRRVLRRFYNQRWRTAVKGHHQGIGGREMDTMGIGNARVTDCRPGYTINHESCGSSHYHKGTKGPSLSFKGWSLFPPLQKSSFQLKEKMNNLSNKIKGGPGGKGGVTAPALARTEIDTVSMGIYNEVAEQSCYQIYDLTECYGLKETDI